One Vespa crabro chromosome 1, iyVesCrab1.2, whole genome shotgun sequence genomic region harbors:
- the LOC124427949 gene encoding uncharacterized protein LOC124427949 isoform X3: MDGTNVNGGNAKVARDVSNLNSVSMPDLQESENKTAVAETIAETVAETVAETVAEIASDMDGQEVNGDLKGSTKKTPSTTIKTKLRKFKANSTSSIENDVSLSTTRGGRKRKFSEPDDASSEESTEFNGFDLQEVDELETGSHVLKKLIAEAEIAEAQLTKRCRYLVPKRNFDGKKDDDQDSDENKMLIYDMEQIFDIDKIKKERESDTDSIGIANSIELEIEQQKTEESSIKSVNSSSTTSSPSAISLKSKGGRLSRGASPGSALKQKSAIDMSNPAFKEPFKYGWKRELVFRASNDSSLKRMADIYYYTPKGKKVRSFREVAEFQPIGLDDPEKEIIRDAKRIRGSIGSAPTPPRRSFGTKKVMPTRKPIEEHAPASSPAPAVAVPQTAVSTTSAKTAAKSPKAASSFKVKVPAKKTPQITEIKTSSEEREMLPPQRNAASTRRSQQLVEKAPPVKSKRLLTPKVQEPCSIRCSTSMGLIPSLQCRVCLCLYHPECVDGLEFSGSDDYICKNCQQDSTETHQHQSMNPSLTPPPLIPISMLGTQNAKQKPQTSLTPPKLQRIPKSENVDIQSRSTSKFSKTATMTSSTSLSEKKEDTWFPQSENEFLQSHDGILPKPAQNIALMGGKRYIVVPKNNAMAVQPAITVKPDKIGDKPPMLQESSLIDISNTMENSIITNTSVSSSKKISGANDMTESVYDKELSKDVSASYGSDDTNEMDSNINTNTSININTQLENQIFNTKAYSSIETRRTSSRSPIKKSMSSMAIQNNISTFGIDSEMNRTDIKQIVINANIMQMGNRRKQNQQESNLQHHFMDNVCAGYHALLRIFQYLKVQELLRAARVCKMWRDLAAHPSLWKTVRMKNSQVTDWDGLADTLQRHGTQHLDLRKMLVAGESDSIWRKFLSVIPRVTSLVKLELCRCPVMVVEEVIKNCPQLQVLSAMTIKCDSLNLQSVGNLKQCQELRLKAISGMSLQEDLTPIKELTQLTQLSLTSVKELGKKKIDIIQTLINLETLELGECSDFPDKFGTSVLIKLQKLERLRLEKGQGSCCTFDILEGVSKLENLNQMELVNFDVKNGFDKCLANCKNIKRLLIIPTYISQSATSNNMVLGGVTELSHNLTHFVWGVTLELLRVTELFVDQCNLMNKQVTGDSIPVLKPVPCLKLIEDVEDENDNQKGEDKQLNMTSPQVDILPLPQLQKLLLTALPKTRVKILKIPFHATWRQSISDTTTQ; encoded by the exons ATGGATGGAACCAATGTGAATGGCGGGAACGCTAAAGTGGCGCGCGACGTTTCTAACCTAAACAGTGTTAGTATGCCGGATTTACAGGAGTCTGAGAACAAAACGGCCGTCGCCGAGACCATCGCCGAGACTGTCGCCGAGACCGTCGCCGAGACTGTCGCTGAGATCGCCTCTGATATGGACGGCCAAGAAGTGAACGGTGATTTGAAGGGTTCTACGAAGAAGACCCCTTCGACGACGATCAAAACTAAATTGCGCAAGTTCAAGGCCAATTCAACGAGTAGTATCGAGAATGATGTTAGCCTTTCCACAACGAGGGGTGGACGAAAGCGTAAATTTTCGGAACCTGACGATGCTAGTTCTGAGGAATCCACCGAGTTTAATGGATTCGATTTACAAGAAGTCGATGAACTCGAAACGGGAAGTCATGTATTAAAAAAGCTCATCg CTGAGGCAGAAATTGCAGAGGCTCAACTTACGAAACGCTGTAGGTATTTGGTGCCAAAAAGGAACTTTGATGGTAAAAAGGATGACGATCAAGACtctgatgaaaataaaatgcttatatatgatatggaacaaatatttgatattgataaaatcaaaaaagaaagagaatctgATACAGATTCTATCGGTATAGCGAATAGTATAGAATTAGAAATAGAACAGCAGAAAACCGAAGAATCATCTATTAAGTCTGTAAATTCATCATCTACAACCAGTAGTCCATCTgcaatatcattaaaatctaAAGGGGGTCGTTTATCGCGTGGTGCAAGTCCAGGGAGTGCGCTAAAACAAAAATCAGCAATAGATATGTCAAATCCAGCTTTTAAGGAACCATTCAAGTATGGATGGAAACGAGAACTGGTATTCAGAGCTAGTAATGATTCTAGCCTTAAACGAATGgctgatatatattattatacaccaaagggaaaaaaagtaagaagttTTAGAGAAGTTGCAGAATTCC AACCTATTGGCTTAGATGAtcctgaaaaagaaataattcgagATGCTAAAAGGATAAGG GGTTCAATAGGATCTGCACCTACACCACCAAGAAGATCTTTTGGTACTAAGAAAGTTATGCCTACACGTAAACCTATCGAAGAACATGCTCCAGCATCATCGCCTGCACCAGCAGTAGCTGTTCCACAAACAGCAGTATCAACTACATCAGCAAAAACTGCTGCTAAATCACCAAAAGCAGCTAGTAGTTTCAAAGTTAAAGTGCCTGCAAAGAAAACTCCACAAATAa CAGAAATAAAAACATCAtcagaggagagagagatgttaCCGCCACAACGAAATGCGGCGAGTACAAGAAGAAGTCAACAGCTAGTGGAAAAAGCACCACCTGTTAAAAGCAAACGATTATTAAC GCCCAAAGTTCAAGAACCATGCAGCATAAGATGTTCAACAAGTATGGGACTGATTCCCAGTTTACAGTGTCGCGTATGCCTTTGCTTATATCATCCTGAGTGCGTAGATGGCTTGGAATTTTCAGGAAGTGATGATTATATTTGTAAG AATTGTCAACAAGATTCAACAGAAACTCATCAACATCAATCAATGAATCCATCTTTAACACCACCTCCGTTGATTCCAATCAGCATGTTAGGCACGCAAAATGCAAAACAAAAGCCACAAACAAGCTTAACTCCACCAAAATTACAAAGAATTCCAAAATCAGAGAATGTGGATATACAGTCACGTAGTACtagtaaattttctaaaacaGCAACAATGACAAGTTCGACTTCGCTgtcggagaaaaaagaggatacTTGGTTTCCTCAATCAGAGAATGAATTTTTGCAAAGTCATGATGGAATATTACCAAAACCAGCGCAAAATATTGCTTTGATGGGAGGCAAAAGATATATAGTTGTACCAAAGAATAATGCTATGGCAGTTCAACCAGCAATTACAGTAAAACCTGATAAAATTGGTGACAAACCACCAATGTTACAGGAAAGTTCTTTAATTGACATATCCAATACAATGGAAAATTCAATCATTACAAATACAAGTGTTTCatcttcgaaaaaaatatctgGTGCCAATGATATGACTGAAAGTGTTTATGATAAAGAATTGTCTAAGGACGTTTCTGCTTCGTATGGATCTGATGACACGAATGAAATggacagtaatattaatacaaatacttctatcaatataaatacacaattagaaaatcaaatttttaatacaaaagcATATTCATCGATTGAAACAAGAAGAACGAGTAGTAGATCAcctattaaaaaatcaatgtctTCAATGgcaatacaaaataatataagtacaTTTGGTATAGACAGTGAAATGAATAGAAcagatataaaacaaatagtaATTAATGCGAATATAATGCAGATGGGTAATAG AAGAAAACAGAATCAACAGGAGTCAAATCTACAACATCACTTTATGGATAATGTATGTGCGGGTTATCATGCATTATTacgaatttttcaatatctcaAGGTGCAAGAATTATTACGTGCAGCTCGTGTTTGTAAAATGTGGCGAGATTTGGCTGCACATCCTTCTTTATGGAAAACAGTAAGAATGAAGAATAGCCAAGTAACGGATTGGGATGGTTTAGCAGATACGTTGCAAAGACATGGCACACAGCATTTGGATCTCAGGAAAATGCTTGTAGCTGGAGAATCAGATAGTATTTGGAGAAAGTTTCTATCTGTAATACCTAGAGTGACGAGCCTTGTTAAATTAGAGCTATGTAGATGCCCCGTCATGGTGGTAGAAGAAGTCATTAAAAATTGCCCGCAATTACAAGTATTGAGTGCAATGACAATCAAATGTGATTCTTTAAATTTACAATCTGTTGGTAATCTTAAACAATGCCAAGAATTAAGACTTAAAGCAATAAGTGGAATGTCTTTGCAAGAAGATCTTACACcaataaaagaattaacacAATTAACACAATTG aGTTTAACATCAGTTAAGGAActtggaaagaagaaaattgatataatacagacattaataaatttagaaaCATTAGAATTAGGGGAGTGTTCAGATTTTCCAGATAAGTTTGGAACAtctgttttaataaaattacaaaaattggAACGTCTCCGACTTGAAAAGGGTCAAGGATCTTGTTGTACATTTGACATCTTAGAAGGTGTTTCGAAATTGGAAAATTTAAACCAAATGGAGTTAGTTAATTTCGATGTAAAAAATGGTTTTGATAAGTGTCTTgctaattgtaaaaatattaagaggTTATTGATTATACCGACCTACATATCACAATCAGCTACTTCAAATAACATGGTATTAGGTGGTGTTACCGAATTGTCACATAATTTAACACATTTTGTTTGGGGCGTTACTCTTGAATTGTTAAGAGTTACAGAATTATTTGTTGACCAGTGCAATTTGATGAACAAACAGGTTACTGGCGATTCTATACCAGTTTTGAAACCAGTACCCtgtttaaaattaatcgaagaTGTCGAGGATGAAAATGATAACCAAAAAG GTGAAGATAAACAGTTAAATATGACGAGTCCACAAGTCGATATTCTACCATTACCACAACTTCAAAAACTTCTTTTAACTGCATTACCTAAGACACGTGTTAAAATACTAAAGATACCCTTCCACGCCACATGGCGACAGAGCATTTCTGATACTACTACAcagtaa
- the LOC124427949 gene encoding uncharacterized protein LOC124427949 isoform X1, giving the protein MDGTNVNGGNAKVARDVSNLNSVSMPDLQESENKTAVAETIAETVAETVAETVAEIASDMDGQEVNGDLKGSTKKTPSTTIKTKLRKFKANSTSSIENDVSLSTTRGGRKRKFSEPDDASSEESTEFNGFDLQEVDELETGSHVLKKLIAEAEIAEAQLTKRCRYLVPKRNFDGKKDDDQDSDENKMLIYDMEQIFDIDKIKKERESDTDSIGIANSIELEIEQQKTEESSIKSVNSSSTTSSPSAISLKSKGGRLSRGASPGSALKQKSAIDMSNPAFKEPFKYGWKRELVFRASNDSSLKRMADIYYYTPKGKKVRSFREVAEFLHSRELTIDNFTFFKEPIGLDDPEKEIIRDAKRIRGSIGSAPTPPRRSFGTKKVMPTRKPIEEHAPASSPAPAVAVPQTAVSTTSAKTAAKSPKAASSFKVKVPAKKTPQITEIKTSSEEREMLPPQRNAASTRRSQQLVEKAPPVKSKRLLTPKVQEPCSIRCSTSMGLIPSLQCRVCLCLYHPECVDGLEFSGSDDYICKNCQQDSTETHQHQSMNPSLTPPPLIPISMLGTQNAKQKPQTSLTPPKLQRIPKSENVDIQSRSTSKFSKTATMTSSTSLSEKKEDTWFPQSENEFLQSHDGILPKPAQNIALMGGKRYIVVPKNNAMAVQPAITVKPDKIGDKPPMLQESSLIDISNTMENSIITNTSVSSSKKISGANDMTESVYDKELSKDVSASYGSDDTNEMDSNINTNTSININTQLENQIFNTKAYSSIETRRTSSRSPIKKSMSSMAIQNNISTFGIDSEMNRTDIKQIVINANIMQMGNRRKQNQQESNLQHHFMDNVCAGYHALLRIFQYLKVQELLRAARVCKMWRDLAAHPSLWKTVRMKNSQVTDWDGLADTLQRHGTQHLDLRKMLVAGESDSIWRKFLSVIPRVTSLVKLELCRCPVMVVEEVIKNCPQLQVLSAMTIKCDSLNLQSVGNLKQCQELRLKAISGMSLQEDLTPIKELTQLTQLSLTSVKELGKKKIDIIQTLINLETLELGECSDFPDKFGTSVLIKLQKLERLRLEKGQGSCCTFDILEGVSKLENLNQMELVNFDVKNGFDKCLANCKNIKRLLIIPTYISQSATSNNMVLGGVTELSHNLTHFVWGVTLELLRVTELFVDQCNLMNKQVTGDSIPVLKPVPCLKLIEDVEDENDNQKGEDKQLNMTSPQVDILPLPQLQKLLLTALPKTRVKILKIPFHATWRQSISDTTTQ; this is encoded by the exons ATGGATGGAACCAATGTGAATGGCGGGAACGCTAAAGTGGCGCGCGACGTTTCTAACCTAAACAGTGTTAGTATGCCGGATTTACAGGAGTCTGAGAACAAAACGGCCGTCGCCGAGACCATCGCCGAGACTGTCGCCGAGACCGTCGCCGAGACTGTCGCTGAGATCGCCTCTGATATGGACGGCCAAGAAGTGAACGGTGATTTGAAGGGTTCTACGAAGAAGACCCCTTCGACGACGATCAAAACTAAATTGCGCAAGTTCAAGGCCAATTCAACGAGTAGTATCGAGAATGATGTTAGCCTTTCCACAACGAGGGGTGGACGAAAGCGTAAATTTTCGGAACCTGACGATGCTAGTTCTGAGGAATCCACCGAGTTTAATGGATTCGATTTACAAGAAGTCGATGAACTCGAAACGGGAAGTCATGTATTAAAAAAGCTCATCg CTGAGGCAGAAATTGCAGAGGCTCAACTTACGAAACGCTGTAGGTATTTGGTGCCAAAAAGGAACTTTGATGGTAAAAAGGATGACGATCAAGACtctgatgaaaataaaatgcttatatatgatatggaacaaatatttgatattgataaaatcaaaaaagaaagagaatctgATACAGATTCTATCGGTATAGCGAATAGTATAGAATTAGAAATAGAACAGCAGAAAACCGAAGAATCATCTATTAAGTCTGTAAATTCATCATCTACAACCAGTAGTCCATCTgcaatatcattaaaatctaAAGGGGGTCGTTTATCGCGTGGTGCAAGTCCAGGGAGTGCGCTAAAACAAAAATCAGCAATAGATATGTCAAATCCAGCTTTTAAGGAACCATTCAAGTATGGATGGAAACGAGAACTGGTATTCAGAGCTAGTAATGATTCTAGCCTTAAACGAATGgctgatatatattattatacaccaaagggaaaaaaagtaagaagttTTAGAGAAGTTGCAGAATTCC ttCATTCAAGAGAATTAACAATAGATAATTTTACGTTCTTCAAAGAACCTATTGGCTTAGATGAtcctgaaaaagaaataattcgagATGCTAAAAGGATAAGG GGTTCAATAGGATCTGCACCTACACCACCAAGAAGATCTTTTGGTACTAAGAAAGTTATGCCTACACGTAAACCTATCGAAGAACATGCTCCAGCATCATCGCCTGCACCAGCAGTAGCTGTTCCACAAACAGCAGTATCAACTACATCAGCAAAAACTGCTGCTAAATCACCAAAAGCAGCTAGTAGTTTCAAAGTTAAAGTGCCTGCAAAGAAAACTCCACAAATAa CAGAAATAAAAACATCAtcagaggagagagagatgttaCCGCCACAACGAAATGCGGCGAGTACAAGAAGAAGTCAACAGCTAGTGGAAAAAGCACCACCTGTTAAAAGCAAACGATTATTAAC GCCCAAAGTTCAAGAACCATGCAGCATAAGATGTTCAACAAGTATGGGACTGATTCCCAGTTTACAGTGTCGCGTATGCCTTTGCTTATATCATCCTGAGTGCGTAGATGGCTTGGAATTTTCAGGAAGTGATGATTATATTTGTAAG AATTGTCAACAAGATTCAACAGAAACTCATCAACATCAATCAATGAATCCATCTTTAACACCACCTCCGTTGATTCCAATCAGCATGTTAGGCACGCAAAATGCAAAACAAAAGCCACAAACAAGCTTAACTCCACCAAAATTACAAAGAATTCCAAAATCAGAGAATGTGGATATACAGTCACGTAGTACtagtaaattttctaaaacaGCAACAATGACAAGTTCGACTTCGCTgtcggagaaaaaagaggatacTTGGTTTCCTCAATCAGAGAATGAATTTTTGCAAAGTCATGATGGAATATTACCAAAACCAGCGCAAAATATTGCTTTGATGGGAGGCAAAAGATATATAGTTGTACCAAAGAATAATGCTATGGCAGTTCAACCAGCAATTACAGTAAAACCTGATAAAATTGGTGACAAACCACCAATGTTACAGGAAAGTTCTTTAATTGACATATCCAATACAATGGAAAATTCAATCATTACAAATACAAGTGTTTCatcttcgaaaaaaatatctgGTGCCAATGATATGACTGAAAGTGTTTATGATAAAGAATTGTCTAAGGACGTTTCTGCTTCGTATGGATCTGATGACACGAATGAAATggacagtaatattaatacaaatacttctatcaatataaatacacaattagaaaatcaaatttttaatacaaaagcATATTCATCGATTGAAACAAGAAGAACGAGTAGTAGATCAcctattaaaaaatcaatgtctTCAATGgcaatacaaaataatataagtacaTTTGGTATAGACAGTGAAATGAATAGAAcagatataaaacaaatagtaATTAATGCGAATATAATGCAGATGGGTAATAG AAGAAAACAGAATCAACAGGAGTCAAATCTACAACATCACTTTATGGATAATGTATGTGCGGGTTATCATGCATTATTacgaatttttcaatatctcaAGGTGCAAGAATTATTACGTGCAGCTCGTGTTTGTAAAATGTGGCGAGATTTGGCTGCACATCCTTCTTTATGGAAAACAGTAAGAATGAAGAATAGCCAAGTAACGGATTGGGATGGTTTAGCAGATACGTTGCAAAGACATGGCACACAGCATTTGGATCTCAGGAAAATGCTTGTAGCTGGAGAATCAGATAGTATTTGGAGAAAGTTTCTATCTGTAATACCTAGAGTGACGAGCCTTGTTAAATTAGAGCTATGTAGATGCCCCGTCATGGTGGTAGAAGAAGTCATTAAAAATTGCCCGCAATTACAAGTATTGAGTGCAATGACAATCAAATGTGATTCTTTAAATTTACAATCTGTTGGTAATCTTAAACAATGCCAAGAATTAAGACTTAAAGCAATAAGTGGAATGTCTTTGCAAGAAGATCTTACACcaataaaagaattaacacAATTAACACAATTG aGTTTAACATCAGTTAAGGAActtggaaagaagaaaattgatataatacagacattaataaatttagaaaCATTAGAATTAGGGGAGTGTTCAGATTTTCCAGATAAGTTTGGAACAtctgttttaataaaattacaaaaattggAACGTCTCCGACTTGAAAAGGGTCAAGGATCTTGTTGTACATTTGACATCTTAGAAGGTGTTTCGAAATTGGAAAATTTAAACCAAATGGAGTTAGTTAATTTCGATGTAAAAAATGGTTTTGATAAGTGTCTTgctaattgtaaaaatattaagaggTTATTGATTATACCGACCTACATATCACAATCAGCTACTTCAAATAACATGGTATTAGGTGGTGTTACCGAATTGTCACATAATTTAACACATTTTGTTTGGGGCGTTACTCTTGAATTGTTAAGAGTTACAGAATTATTTGTTGACCAGTGCAATTTGATGAACAAACAGGTTACTGGCGATTCTATACCAGTTTTGAAACCAGTACCCtgtttaaaattaatcgaagaTGTCGAGGATGAAAATGATAACCAAAAAG GTGAAGATAAACAGTTAAATATGACGAGTCCACAAGTCGATATTCTACCATTACCACAACTTCAAAAACTTCTTTTAACTGCATTACCTAAGACACGTGTTAAAATACTAAAGATACCCTTCCACGCCACATGGCGACAGAGCATTTCTGATACTACTACAcagtaa
- the LOC124427949 gene encoding uncharacterized protein LOC124427949 isoform X2: MDGTNVNGGNAKVARDVSNLNSVSMPDLQESENKTAVAETIAETVAETVAETVAEIASDMDGQEVNGDLKGSTKKTPSTTIKTKLRKFKANSTSSIENDVSLSTTRGGRKRKFSEPDDASSEESTEFNGFDLQEVDELETGSHVLKKLIAEAEIAEAQLTKRCRYLVPKRNFDGKKDDDQDSDENKMLIYDMEQIFDIDKIKKERESDTDSIGIANSIELEIEQQKTEESSIKSVNSSSTTSSPSAISLKSKGGRLSRGASPGSALKQKSAIDMSNPAFKEPFKYGWKRELVFRASNDSSLKRMADIYYYTPKGKKVRSFREVAEFLHSRELTIDNFTFFKEPIGLDDPEKEIIRDAKRIRGSIGSAPTPPRRSFGTKKVMPTRKPIEEHAPASSPAPAVAVPQTAVSTTSAKTAAKSPKAASSFKVKVPAKKTPQIKIKTSSEEREMLPPQRNAASTRRSQQLVEKAPPVKSKRLLTPKVQEPCSIRCSTSMGLIPSLQCRVCLCLYHPECVDGLEFSGSDDYICKNCQQDSTETHQHQSMNPSLTPPPLIPISMLGTQNAKQKPQTSLTPPKLQRIPKSENVDIQSRSTSKFSKTATMTSSTSLSEKKEDTWFPQSENEFLQSHDGILPKPAQNIALMGGKRYIVVPKNNAMAVQPAITVKPDKIGDKPPMLQESSLIDISNTMENSIITNTSVSSSKKISGANDMTESVYDKELSKDVSASYGSDDTNEMDSNINTNTSININTQLENQIFNTKAYSSIETRRTSSRSPIKKSMSSMAIQNNISTFGIDSEMNRTDIKQIVINANIMQMGNRRKQNQQESNLQHHFMDNVCAGYHALLRIFQYLKVQELLRAARVCKMWRDLAAHPSLWKTVRMKNSQVTDWDGLADTLQRHGTQHLDLRKMLVAGESDSIWRKFLSVIPRVTSLVKLELCRCPVMVVEEVIKNCPQLQVLSAMTIKCDSLNLQSVGNLKQCQELRLKAISGMSLQEDLTPIKELTQLTQLSLTSVKELGKKKIDIIQTLINLETLELGECSDFPDKFGTSVLIKLQKLERLRLEKGQGSCCTFDILEGVSKLENLNQMELVNFDVKNGFDKCLANCKNIKRLLIIPTYISQSATSNNMVLGGVTELSHNLTHFVWGVTLELLRVTELFVDQCNLMNKQVTGDSIPVLKPVPCLKLIEDVEDENDNQKGEDKQLNMTSPQVDILPLPQLQKLLLTALPKTRVKILKIPFHATWRQSISDTTTQ, from the exons ATGGATGGAACCAATGTGAATGGCGGGAACGCTAAAGTGGCGCGCGACGTTTCTAACCTAAACAGTGTTAGTATGCCGGATTTACAGGAGTCTGAGAACAAAACGGCCGTCGCCGAGACCATCGCCGAGACTGTCGCCGAGACCGTCGCCGAGACTGTCGCTGAGATCGCCTCTGATATGGACGGCCAAGAAGTGAACGGTGATTTGAAGGGTTCTACGAAGAAGACCCCTTCGACGACGATCAAAACTAAATTGCGCAAGTTCAAGGCCAATTCAACGAGTAGTATCGAGAATGATGTTAGCCTTTCCACAACGAGGGGTGGACGAAAGCGTAAATTTTCGGAACCTGACGATGCTAGTTCTGAGGAATCCACCGAGTTTAATGGATTCGATTTACAAGAAGTCGATGAACTCGAAACGGGAAGTCATGTATTAAAAAAGCTCATCg CTGAGGCAGAAATTGCAGAGGCTCAACTTACGAAACGCTGTAGGTATTTGGTGCCAAAAAGGAACTTTGATGGTAAAAAGGATGACGATCAAGACtctgatgaaaataaaatgcttatatatgatatggaacaaatatttgatattgataaaatcaaaaaagaaagagaatctgATACAGATTCTATCGGTATAGCGAATAGTATAGAATTAGAAATAGAACAGCAGAAAACCGAAGAATCATCTATTAAGTCTGTAAATTCATCATCTACAACCAGTAGTCCATCTgcaatatcattaaaatctaAAGGGGGTCGTTTATCGCGTGGTGCAAGTCCAGGGAGTGCGCTAAAACAAAAATCAGCAATAGATATGTCAAATCCAGCTTTTAAGGAACCATTCAAGTATGGATGGAAACGAGAACTGGTATTCAGAGCTAGTAATGATTCTAGCCTTAAACGAATGgctgatatatattattatacaccaaagggaaaaaaagtaagaagttTTAGAGAAGTTGCAGAATTCC ttCATTCAAGAGAATTAACAATAGATAATTTTACGTTCTTCAAAGAACCTATTGGCTTAGATGAtcctgaaaaagaaataattcgagATGCTAAAAGGATAAGG GGTTCAATAGGATCTGCACCTACACCACCAAGAAGATCTTTTGGTACTAAGAAAGTTATGCCTACACGTAAACCTATCGAAGAACATGCTCCAGCATCATCGCCTGCACCAGCAGTAGCTGTTCCACAAACAGCAGTATCAACTACATCAGCAAAAACTGCTGCTAAATCACCAAAAGCAGCTAGTAGTTTCAAAGTTAAAGTGCCTGCAAAGAAAACTCCACAAATAa AAATAAAAACATCAtcagaggagagagagatgttaCCGCCACAACGAAATGCGGCGAGTACAAGAAGAAGTCAACAGCTAGTGGAAAAAGCACCACCTGTTAAAAGCAAACGATTATTAAC GCCCAAAGTTCAAGAACCATGCAGCATAAGATGTTCAACAAGTATGGGACTGATTCCCAGTTTACAGTGTCGCGTATGCCTTTGCTTATATCATCCTGAGTGCGTAGATGGCTTGGAATTTTCAGGAAGTGATGATTATATTTGTAAG AATTGTCAACAAGATTCAACAGAAACTCATCAACATCAATCAATGAATCCATCTTTAACACCACCTCCGTTGATTCCAATCAGCATGTTAGGCACGCAAAATGCAAAACAAAAGCCACAAACAAGCTTAACTCCACCAAAATTACAAAGAATTCCAAAATCAGAGAATGTGGATATACAGTCACGTAGTACtagtaaattttctaaaacaGCAACAATGACAAGTTCGACTTCGCTgtcggagaaaaaagaggatacTTGGTTTCCTCAATCAGAGAATGAATTTTTGCAAAGTCATGATGGAATATTACCAAAACCAGCGCAAAATATTGCTTTGATGGGAGGCAAAAGATATATAGTTGTACCAAAGAATAATGCTATGGCAGTTCAACCAGCAATTACAGTAAAACCTGATAAAATTGGTGACAAACCACCAATGTTACAGGAAAGTTCTTTAATTGACATATCCAATACAATGGAAAATTCAATCATTACAAATACAAGTGTTTCatcttcgaaaaaaatatctgGTGCCAATGATATGACTGAAAGTGTTTATGATAAAGAATTGTCTAAGGACGTTTCTGCTTCGTATGGATCTGATGACACGAATGAAATggacagtaatattaatacaaatacttctatcaatataaatacacaattagaaaatcaaatttttaatacaaaagcATATTCATCGATTGAAACAAGAAGAACGAGTAGTAGATCAcctattaaaaaatcaatgtctTCAATGgcaatacaaaataatataagtacaTTTGGTATAGACAGTGAAATGAATAGAAcagatataaaacaaatagtaATTAATGCGAATATAATGCAGATGGGTAATAG AAGAAAACAGAATCAACAGGAGTCAAATCTACAACATCACTTTATGGATAATGTATGTGCGGGTTATCATGCATTATTacgaatttttcaatatctcaAGGTGCAAGAATTATTACGTGCAGCTCGTGTTTGTAAAATGTGGCGAGATTTGGCTGCACATCCTTCTTTATGGAAAACAGTAAGAATGAAGAATAGCCAAGTAACGGATTGGGATGGTTTAGCAGATACGTTGCAAAGACATGGCACACAGCATTTGGATCTCAGGAAAATGCTTGTAGCTGGAGAATCAGATAGTATTTGGAGAAAGTTTCTATCTGTAATACCTAGAGTGACGAGCCTTGTTAAATTAGAGCTATGTAGATGCCCCGTCATGGTGGTAGAAGAAGTCATTAAAAATTGCCCGCAATTACAAGTATTGAGTGCAATGACAATCAAATGTGATTCTTTAAATTTACAATCTGTTGGTAATCTTAAACAATGCCAAGAATTAAGACTTAAAGCAATAAGTGGAATGTCTTTGCAAGAAGATCTTACACcaataaaagaattaacacAATTAACACAATTG aGTTTAACATCAGTTAAGGAActtggaaagaagaaaattgatataatacagacattaataaatttagaaaCATTAGAATTAGGGGAGTGTTCAGATTTTCCAGATAAGTTTGGAACAtctgttttaataaaattacaaaaattggAACGTCTCCGACTTGAAAAGGGTCAAGGATCTTGTTGTACATTTGACATCTTAGAAGGTGTTTCGAAATTGGAAAATTTAAACCAAATGGAGTTAGTTAATTTCGATGTAAAAAATGGTTTTGATAAGTGTCTTgctaattgtaaaaatattaagaggTTATTGATTATACCGACCTACATATCACAATCAGCTACTTCAAATAACATGGTATTAGGTGGTGTTACCGAATTGTCACATAATTTAACACATTTTGTTTGGGGCGTTACTCTTGAATTGTTAAGAGTTACAGAATTATTTGTTGACCAGTGCAATTTGATGAACAAACAGGTTACTGGCGATTCTATACCAGTTTTGAAACCAGTACCCtgtttaaaattaatcgaagaTGTCGAGGATGAAAATGATAACCAAAAAG GTGAAGATAAACAGTTAAATATGACGAGTCCACAAGTCGATATTCTACCATTACCACAACTTCAAAAACTTCTTTTAACTGCATTACCTAAGACACGTGTTAAAATACTAAAGATACCCTTCCACGCCACATGGCGACAGAGCATTTCTGATACTACTACAcagtaa